The following coding sequences lie in one uncultured Mailhella sp. genomic window:
- a CDS encoding D-isomer specific 2-hydroxyacid dehydrogenase family protein has translation MNIVVFEVSHDERQELELLSRTLPVSLRLVEANLSLATVAEAEGAEGVSVLGRSRLDRPLLEALKNRGVRYVSTRTIGVDHIDLDAARELGIRVAHASYPPDAVADFTIMLMLLVLRCYKPAMWRQNVNDYSLFGLMGRSMRRQTVGVVGTGHIGAAVIRDLAGFGCRILAYNLTPCEDLKSLAEFVDLDTLYRESDIITFHVPFTPATRHMVNRESLSRMKDGVVLINTARGELMDIDAITEGIETEKIGSLAMDVFEHEQGIYHADRKTDILKNKDMVYLRQFPNVVLTQHMAFYTEESITSMVDCGIQTLLDMKEGRQTRLEL, from the coding sequence ATGAACATTGTTGTCTTTGAAGTCAGTCATGACGAAAGACAGGAACTGGAACTTCTTTCCCGCACGCTGCCTGTTTCCCTGCGTCTTGTGGAGGCCAATCTGTCCCTGGCGACCGTCGCCGAGGCTGAAGGAGCCGAAGGCGTGTCCGTGCTCGGGCGCAGCCGTCTGGACCGCCCCCTGCTGGAAGCGCTGAAGAATAGGGGCGTGCGGTATGTGTCCACCCGCACCATCGGCGTGGATCACATTGATCTGGACGCTGCCCGCGAGCTCGGCATACGGGTGGCGCACGCCTCGTATCCGCCCGACGCCGTGGCGGATTTCACCATCATGCTCATGCTTCTCGTGCTGCGCTGCTACAAGCCCGCCATGTGGCGGCAGAACGTGAACGACTATTCCTTGTTCGGTCTCATGGGACGCAGCATGCGCAGGCAGACCGTGGGCGTGGTGGGCACGGGCCACATCGGAGCCGCCGTGATACGCGATCTTGCCGGGTTCGGATGCCGCATTCTGGCCTACAATCTCACGCCGTGCGAGGATTTGAAGTCCCTGGCCGAATTCGTCGATCTGGACACGCTCTATCGGGAAAGCGACATCATCACGTTTCACGTTCCCTTCACGCCCGCGACCCGTCACATGGTGAACCGGGAGAGCCTCTCCCGCATGAAGGACGGCGTTGTGCTCATCAACACGGCGCGCGGCGAACTCATGGACATCGACGCCATCACCGAGGGCATTGAAACGGAAAAAATCGGCTCGCTGGCCATGGACGTGTTCGAGCACGAGCAGGGCATCTATCATGCCGACCGCAAGACCGACATCTTGAAGAACAAGGACATGGTGTATCTGCGTCAGTTCCCCAACGTGGTGCTGACTCAGCACATGGCCTTCTATACCGAGGAGTCCATCACGAGCATGGTGGACTGCGGCATACAGACGCTGCTGGACATGAAGGAAGGCAGACAGACCAGACTGGAACTGTAG
- a CDS encoding DUF554 domain-containing protein, whose product MLGTIVNTAAILCGSVIGSVLRKGIKEKYQQALFDAMGFSAVAIGINAVVSNMPNSRYPVLFILSMALGSFLGAVWDWDGKFQNLARRMGSSDLGRGLATAILLFCIGTLSILGPIESAVHGNHTFLFTNATLDFVTSMVLASTYGLGIAFAAPVLFCWQGGLYLLGLWLGSFVPRDLLTEVSVVGGILILVSGVSMLRIKDCKTLNMLPSLFVSVILYGLAAAFL is encoded by the coding sequence ATGTTAGGCACCATAGTCAATACTGCGGCCATCCTTTGCGGCAGCGTGATAGGCAGCGTGCTGCGCAAGGGGATCAAGGAAAAATATCAGCAGGCCCTCTTCGACGCCATGGGCTTTTCCGCCGTGGCCATAGGGATCAACGCCGTGGTGTCCAACATGCCCAACAGCCGGTATCCGGTGCTGTTCATTCTGAGCATGGCGCTCGGCAGTTTTCTCGGCGCCGTGTGGGACTGGGACGGCAAGTTCCAGAATCTGGCCCGCCGCATGGGCAGTTCCGATCTCGGACGCGGGCTGGCCACCGCCATTCTGCTTTTCTGCATCGGCACGCTTTCCATACTCGGCCCCATCGAAAGCGCCGTTCACGGCAATCACACCTTCCTCTTCACCAACGCCACGCTGGACTTCGTCACGTCCATGGTGCTGGCGTCCACCTACGGACTCGGCATAGCCTTTGCCGCGCCCGTGCTCTTCTGCTGGCAGGGCGGGCTCTATCTGCTCGGACTCTGGCTCGGCTCCTTCGTGCCCCGCGATCTTCTCACGGAAGTCTCGGTGGTGGGCGGCATACTTATTCTTGTGTCCGGCGTGTCCATGCTCCGCATCAAGGACTGCAAAACTCTGAACATGCTGCCTTCGCTGTTTGTCAGCGTTATTCTCTATGGTCTGGCGGCCGCCTTCCTGTAG
- a CDS encoding peptidylprolyl isomerase, with protein MVTLKTNKGDIVLELDAEKAPNTTKNFLEYVKSGFYDGTIFHRVIPGFMIQGGGFDKNMVQKPTREPIENEANNGLKNDTYTIAMARTQAPHSATAQFFINVADNKFLNFTAPTMQGWGYAVFGKVVKGQDVVDAIAKVPTTSHYPHQDVPVEPVIIEKAVID; from the coding sequence ATGGTCACCCTCAAGACCAACAAAGGCGACATCGTCCTTGAACTCGACGCCGAAAAGGCCCCCAACACCACCAAGAACTTTCTTGAATATGTGAAGTCCGGCTTCTATGACGGCACCATCTTCCACCGCGTCATTCCCGGATTCATGATCCAGGGCGGCGGCTTCGACAAGAACATGGTTCAGAAGCCCACCCGCGAACCCATTGAAAACGAAGCCAACAACGGCCTGAAGAACGACACCTACACCATCGCCATGGCCCGCACGCAGGCTCCCCATTCCGCCACGGCCCAGTTCTTCATCAACGTGGCCGACAACAAGTTCCTCAACTTCACCGCTCCCACCATGCAGGGCTGGGGCTACGCCGTGTTCGGCAAGGTGGTGAAGGGGCAGGACGTGGTCGACGCCATCGCCAAGGTTCCCACCACCTCGCACTATCCCCATCAGGACGTGCCGGTGGAACCCGTGATCATTGAAAAGGCCGTCATCGACTAA
- a CDS encoding HMA2 domain-containing protein — MISVSDCVVSAVEGRVRLRHPALKHAATADMAAAVVAGVEGVTKASVNPVTGSLLIFYDPETLSRDKLMELAEQAAALLPDAEEKSASSARCVDRLLSRRATRMVDKVLFVSLLASLVGAVAGMGGMHRVAGTIFAAASLQHLAAHRRALWQRP; from the coding sequence ATGATTTCCGTTTCCGATTGCGTTGTGAGCGCCGTTGAAGGGCGCGTGCGTCTGCGTCATCCTGCGCTGAAGCATGCCGCCACGGCCGACATGGCGGCCGCCGTCGTGGCGGGTGTGGAAGGCGTGACGAAGGCAAGCGTGAATCCGGTGACCGGATCGCTGCTGATTTTCTACGACCCGGAGACGCTGTCCCGGGACAAGCTGATGGAGCTGGCCGAACAGGCGGCGGCCCTGCTGCCGGATGCGGAGGAGAAGAGCGCATCGTCGGCCCGCTGCGTGGACAGGCTGCTGAGTCGCCGGGCCACGCGCATGGTGGACAAGGTGCTTTTCGTCTCGCTTCTGGCTTCGCTCGTGGGCGCGGTTGCGGGCATGGGCGGCATGCACCGCGTGGCCGGAACGATATTTGCCGCGGCGAGTCTTCAGCATCTGGCCGCGCATCGCAGGGCGCTGTGGCAGCGGCCGTGA
- a CDS encoding heavy metal translocating P-type ATPase, with amino-acid sequence MNFMLIHRIPGRARLRSDAPFGMRTAETLADRLDALEGVEGVRVNPRTGSVLLLYSDESVFDRASALLFGAGREQERRVPAPAPARGEKPSLFPFFHYLCLRPLLPVAVNMVSAFSRALPFLRRCLSSLAHGRLDVDALDGAAIAVSLLRRDFSTVGLLTLLLGFGDALERYTQKKSLENLASHLALQADRVWVKRNGAEELIPFGELRESDLVVVRAGSAVPVDGVVEGGSASVNESSMTGEPMGVLRSRGASVYAGTVVEAGEIHVRPTSLGKDTRMQQIVRFIEQSEQMKAGIQGRFEKLADKAVPFTFGLAALVWLCTRSLTRASSVLLVDYSCALRLATPLAILAAMDEGVKHRVMVKGGRFLEALSSVDTVVFDKTGTLTQSRPEVARVIPAEGYDEDFVLRLSACLEEHFPHPVARAVVHGAERRNLRHEEEHTEVEYVVAHGIASQWRGKRVLLGSRHYLSQDEGVDVSSMDAVVEELSREGYSLLYLALDGRLAGLIAMEDPLRPESAALVEKLRCMGVKHVLMLTGDDVRTASAVAGRLGITEFRAQVLPEDKARVVQELRSGGRVVLMIGDGINDSPALSSADVGVTLRDGSDLAREVADVVLMGGSLRELVTALELGRGAMKRIHFNFLTTMVLNTAFLFGGLSGLLQPGASAVLHNLTTLGVSLNAMRPALPKGE; translated from the coding sequence ATGAATTTTATGCTGATCCATCGCATTCCGGGGAGGGCGCGTCTTCGCAGCGACGCGCCGTTCGGCATGCGCACGGCCGAGACGCTGGCCGACAGGCTGGATGCTCTTGAAGGCGTGGAGGGCGTGCGCGTCAATCCGCGCACCGGAAGCGTGCTTCTGCTCTACAGCGATGAAAGCGTGTTCGACCGGGCTTCCGCACTGCTCTTCGGCGCGGGCAGAGAGCAGGAGAGGCGCGTCCCCGCGCCTGCGCCTGCGCGCGGAGAGAAGCCCAGTCTGTTTCCTTTTTTCCATTATCTTTGCCTGCGGCCGCTGCTGCCCGTGGCCGTGAACATGGTTTCGGCCTTTTCCCGGGCGCTGCCGTTTCTTCGCCGCTGCCTGTCCTCGCTGGCGCACGGAAGGCTCGACGTGGACGCCCTCGACGGCGCGGCCATAGCCGTTTCCCTGCTTCGCCGCGACTTCAGCACCGTGGGGCTTCTCACGCTGCTGCTCGGCTTCGGCGACGCTCTGGAGCGCTACACGCAGAAGAAGTCGCTGGAAAATCTGGCCTCGCACCTGGCGCTTCAGGCGGACAGGGTATGGGTGAAGAGAAACGGCGCGGAAGAGCTCATTCCCTTCGGGGAGCTTCGGGAAAGCGATCTTGTGGTGGTGCGCGCGGGTTCTGCCGTGCCTGTGGACGGCGTGGTGGAAGGCGGAAGTGCGTCGGTGAACGAGTCCTCCATGACGGGCGAGCCGATGGGCGTTCTGCGGTCCCGCGGAGCGTCGGTCTATGCGGGAACCGTGGTGGAGGCGGGCGAAATTCACGTCCGGCCCACGAGCCTGGGCAAGGACACCCGCATGCAGCAGATCGTGCGTTTCATCGAGCAGTCCGAGCAGATGAAGGCGGGCATTCAGGGGCGCTTTGAGAAGCTGGCGGACAAGGCCGTGCCCTTCACGTTCGGTCTGGCCGCGCTGGTGTGGCTGTGTACGCGAAGCCTCACGCGCGCCTCGTCCGTGCTGCTCGTGGATTATTCCTGCGCGCTGCGTCTGGCTACGCCGCTCGCCATTCTGGCGGCCATGGACGAAGGCGTGAAGCACAGGGTCATGGTCAAGGGCGGACGTTTTCTTGAAGCGCTCTCTTCTGTGGACACCGTGGTGTTCGACAAGACGGGCACGCTCACGCAGTCGCGGCCGGAGGTGGCCCGGGTCATTCCGGCGGAAGGCTATGACGAGGACTTCGTGCTCCGGCTTTCGGCCTGTCTTGAGGAACATTTTCCGCATCCGGTGGCGCGAGCGGTGGTGCACGGCGCCGAGCGGAGGAATCTGCGCCACGAGGAGGAGCACACCGAGGTGGAATACGTGGTGGCGCACGGCATTGCTTCGCAGTGGCGGGGCAAGCGCGTGCTGCTCGGCAGCCGTCACTACCTTTCGCAGGACGAAGGCGTGGACGTCTCTTCCATGGACGCCGTGGTGGAGGAACTTTCCCGCGAGGGATATTCGCTGCTCTACCTTGCCCTGGACGGGCGTCTTGCGGGACTCATCGCCATGGAGGATCCGCTCCGTCCGGAGAGCGCGGCGCTGGTGGAAAAGCTTCGCTGCATGGGCGTGAAGCACGTGCTCATGCTCACGGGCGACGACGTCCGCACGGCTTCCGCCGTGGCCGGCAGGCTCGGCATCACGGAATTTCGAGCGCAGGTGCTGCCGGAAGACAAGGCCCGCGTCGTGCAGGAGCTCAGAAGCGGGGGACGCGTGGTGCTCATGATCGGCGACGGCATCAACGATTCTCCGGCGCTGTCTTCGGCCGACGTGGGCGTGACTTTGCGCGACGGCTCGGATCTGGCCCGCGAGGTGGCCGACGTGGTGCTCATGGGCGGATCGCTCAGAGAACTCGTCACGGCGCTTGAGCTCGGCCGGGGCGCGATGAAACGCATTCACTTCAACTTCCTGACCACCATGGTGCTGAATACCGCGTTTCTGTTCGGAGGACTGTCCGGACTGCTTCAGCCGGGAGCGTCGGCGGTGCTTCATAATCTGACCACGCTGGGCGTGTCGCTGAACGCCATGCGTCCGGCGCTGCCCAAGGGGGAATGA
- a CDS encoding DUF6110 family protein, translating into MNENLKYGLFFLGGAALGAIGAVAVSRGKLDLKPFAAELVSRGLDLRDAVMARAETVRENVEDVVAEAQAVSEQRKARSEEA; encoded by the coding sequence ATGAACGAGAATCTCAAGTATGGTCTGTTCTTTCTGGGCGGCGCGGCTCTTGGAGCCATCGGCGCGGTGGCGGTGAGCCGCGGCAAGCTGGATCTCAAGCCCTTTGCCGCCGAGCTTGTGAGTCGCGGACTTGATCTGCGCGACGCCGTGATGGCCCGCGCCGAGACCGTGCGCGAAAACGTGGAGGACGTGGTGGCCGAAGCGCAGGCGGTTTCCGAGCAGCGCAAGGCCCGCAGCGAAGAAGCATAG